The sequence ATCTCAGCACCATCATGCCAGGACCATGATCCCAATCGCTCCCTGGATCCACAGAGAGCTACAATGCTATTTGAAGTCCATAGTACACTACTCTCCTTGGGTCTCCCTCTGATTAGTTCCACATAAAAACAAGGATTGAAGCATTCCTTGTTTGCCCAGTAATCAATGAATGCCCCTGAATACCCCGACCAATTCTGGTTGTTGACAATCATCTGGTATGAGATTGGCCCCGATTGAGTGTCGGTTTCTGCATTTGGAACTTTTAACATTTCATATCCTGACCTGGAGTCTTTGCTAATAGTCCTTCCAAGCCATGAGTTCTCACCGTCTAGGAATGCAAACCCTTTTACTCCAGGGTCTGGGCTCCCTCCTGTTATTGGCGCATCGCAGTTCCCACTGGTGGGGTCATTGGGTCGACTTGTGTCGGTTAAGATTTTTGAACACAAGTACTTGCTTGTGTGGGTCATCATCTCAGGATCTATAGTGATTACTGGTCTGTTTGCCCCCTTCCAATTGTCCCTGCATATACACTTGATCATCCCTGCTGCTCCATAACACGAACACTCTTCGATATGTTGAGCGTTCCCTGTCAGTTCTTCGATTTTCTGTATC comes from Tistrella bauzanensis and encodes:
- a CDS encoding sialidase/neuraminidase family protein; protein product: MTDGPANNRAATKIIYFKEGKIQKIEELTGNAQHIEECSCYGAAGMIKCICRDNWKGANRPVITIDPEMMTHTSKYLCSKILTDTSRPNDPTSGNCDAPITGGSPDPGVKGFAFLDGENSWLGRTISKDSRSGYEMLKVPNAETDTQSGPISYQMIVNNQNWSGYSGAFIDYWANKECFNPCFYVELIRGRPKESSVLWTSNSIVALCGSRERLGSWSWHDGAE